The Arthrobacter sp. PM3 genome contains the following window.
GCCGAGCTGCCTGACGGTCTGCTCCGCCAGGGCGGCGAGGTCGCGTCCGGCCTGCTCCACGAGGGCCTGGCTCGGTGCATGGCCGGCGTCGGCGGCTTCGACCACGAGCCGGGCCTGCTGGGCCCAGAAGCGGCGCCCGGTTGCGGGCGAGTGGAACAGGGCGATCAGCTTGTTCGGGTGGTCCACCCCGCAGGACGCCAGCAGGGCCGTGGTGAGTTCGTCCGGCGCATGGCCCTGGTTCATCCGGCGCAGGCTGTGGCGGACGGCCTCCCGGCCCAGCCAGTAGCCGCTGCCCTCGTCCCCCAGCAGGTAGCCCCAGCCTCCGGCGCGGGCTTCCTCGCCGCGGCCGTTCCTACCCCACGCGGCGGAGCCGGTGCCGGCGATCACGGCGACGCCGGTGCTTGCGCCGCCGGCCGCGAGCAGCAGCCGGGAGTCGTGGACTACGGTAATCCGGGCGCCGGGCACGTGCGGGGCGATCAGCGCGGCGAGTGCCGCGGCGTCGTCGTCGGTGTCGATCCCCCCGGCGCCGGCGTAGACCCGGGTGACGTCTCCCCCGCCGATGCGCGCGAAGAGCTCCGCAAGGTTGCGGGCCGCTTCTTCGGCGCTGACGTTCTGGACGTTGGAGCTCCCCACCGACTCGTCGGCCACGGGCACGCCGCCCTCGAACCGCACGCCGCGGGTCTTGGTGCCGCCGATGTCCAGCCCGATTACGGTGGTGGAAGATGGAACAGAGTCCGCCGCCGGCGGGTTGTCAGTGGTAGTCACCCGAACAGATTACTGAATCGCCGCACGTTACTGAATTGCCGCTGATTTGCCGCCCGTTACCGAAACGCCACAGGAGCCAGCAATGCCGCACGACCTCTTCGGCACCGCCGTGATCGCCGCGCCCATGGCGGGCGGGACGTCCACGCCCGCGTTCGTCGGGGCCGTCCACCGGGCCGGCGGGCTTGGGTTCCTGGCCGCCGGCTACAAGAGCGTGGCAGCGATGCAGGCGGAGATCCGCGCCGCACGGGACGCCGGCACCCGGTTCGGCATGAATGTGTTTGTCCCGGATCCGGCCCAGCTGGCACCCTCCGCGGCGTTGCTGGCCGAGCTTGCCGAGTACCGCCGGCAGTTGGGCCCGGATGCCCTGCGGTACGGTGCGGAGCTCCCCGCGTTCCGGCTGGACGACGACGACCAGTGGCAGGGCAAGATCGATGCCCTGCTTGAAGATCCCGTCGAGCTGGTCAGTTTCGCTTTCGGGCTGCCGGGCCCGGACGTCGTGCGGTCCCTGCAGCGGGCGGGATCCGCGGTGCTGGCCACCGTCACCACTGCGGCCGAGGCCCGGCAGGCGGCCGGACAAGGCGTGGATGCCCTGGTGGTGCAGCATGCCAGCGCCGGCGGACACAGCGCGGCGTTCCTGCCTGCCCCCGCGCCCTTCTCCGCCGCCTCGATCCGGCAAGACGGCACGACGGCGGAGCTGCTCGCGGAGGTCCGGTCCGCCGTCGGCCTTCCGCTTGTGGCCGCCGGCGGGGTGATGGACGCCGCCGGGCTGGGCGCCGTACTGCGGGCGGGGGCAGCGGCAGCCCAGCTGGGCACCGCGTTTCTGCGCACCGACGAAAGCGGTGCCCGGCAGCTGCACAAAGATGCCCTGGCCGACCCGCATTTCACCCGGACCCGGCTGACCCGCGCATTCACCGGCCGGCAGGCCCGGGCCCTTGAGAACGACTTTGTACGGCACCACCCCGGAGCGCCGGAGGCCTATCCGGCGATCCACCACCTGACGGCCCCGCTCCGGGCAGCCGCAGCCGCGGCCGGGGACCCGGAACGGCTGAACCTGTGGGCGGGGACGGGCTGGCGGCAGGCACAGCCCGGTCCCGTGGCCGGCGTCGTTGCGCGCCTGCTCGGCTGACCCGGCGTCGACTTCGCCGGAACGTCCCGAAGTCGCCGTTAGTTCCCTGCGACTCGGAAAGCGTCC
Protein-coding sequences here:
- a CDS encoding N-acetylglucosamine kinase, coding for MTTTDNPPAADSVPSSTTVIGLDIGGTKTRGVRFEGGVPVADESVGSSNVQNVSAEEAARNLAELFARIGGGDVTRVYAGAGGIDTDDDAAALAALIAPHVPGARITVVHDSRLLLAAGGASTGVAVIAGTGSAAWGRNGRGEEARAGGWGYLLGDEGSGYWLGREAVRHSLRRMNQGHAPDELTTALLASCGVDHPNKLIALFHSPATGRRFWAQQARLVVEAADAGHAPSQALVEQAGRDLAALAEQTVRQLGIDGPVILGSGLGMNVPRLQESFRAALAGAGITDVRILAQEPVFGVPQLVAEQA
- a CDS encoding nitronate monooxygenase, whose amino-acid sequence is MPHDLFGTAVIAAPMAGGTSTPAFVGAVHRAGGLGFLAAGYKSVAAMQAEIRAARDAGTRFGMNVFVPDPAQLAPSAALLAELAEYRRQLGPDALRYGAELPAFRLDDDDQWQGKIDALLEDPVELVSFAFGLPGPDVVRSLQRAGSAVLATVTTAAEARQAAGQGVDALVVQHASAGGHSAAFLPAPAPFSAASIRQDGTTAELLAEVRSAVGLPLVAAGGVMDAAGLGAVLRAGAAAAQLGTAFLRTDESGARQLHKDALADPHFTRTRLTRAFTGRQARALENDFVRHHPGAPEAYPAIHHLTAPLRAAAAAAGDPERLNLWAGTGWRQAQPGPVAGVVARLLG